The segment CAAACTGCATTAAAACCAACGACAAAGGCGATTACTCATATTTTATTTGATAAAAAAGCTTCGGCTGGATTTGTCCCTAGCGAAAACTACTATATCAAGCAAAATGGCGAATATGAAGAAATTTCAAAATCAAAATTCGAAAGCTATCAACTTGGCGATGGCGAAAGAGAGCTTTTTGTTCGACTTGAAATCGATAGCGATATTTTAAATAACGAATTTGAGTTTATCGATACTCCGGGCATTTCAAGCTTGGACGACATGGACTTGGATATTACATTTGGGTATTTACCTAATTTAGATTGTGCTGTGATTTGTCAAGATATAAATCAAGGAAGCCTTACAAAATCGATTTTAGACTTTGTAAGCCTAAACGCCAACGAAATAGCCGATAATCTTATATTTGCACTGACTAAAAGCGATTTAAAATCCCCTAGTGAATGCAACGCTGTAAAAAAGGCGGTTATCAACCAGCTTAAAGAGCTTGAAAATAAAGGCAAATTTAAAATTCCAAATTTAGAACAAAAGGTCGTTTTAACCTCAGCCAAAGGTGAAAATACCGAGTTTTTCGCTCTTATCAAGGATGAATTTTATAAGAATTTCACCACTATACAAGACAAAAAAATTGCAAAACTAACACAAGAATATAAAAAGCGCTTGGTGGAAATTTTAAAAGATAGAACCGAAAATATCGATACCAGCGATGATGAGTTGATTCAAAAAAGCGAAAATATCAAAAACGAAATCGCAATTATCGAAGATACTAAAAATAAAGAACTAGCTAGACTTGAAGATTTTGTTTATTCGAAATACCCAGTTATAGACGCTGTATCAGCTCAAAGCATTGAGTATTTACAAAATAGAGATTTGGATTCATTTAAAAATCTTGTCATAAATACAATCGGGCAAATGTTAAAAGAGTATTTTAAGGACATAAATATCAATTCGAATTTCGTCAGCACCGTTATTATAAATGAAGTTGAAGCCTTGCTAAATAAAGGTAAGTTTGCGTCGTTTGCCGTAAATACATTTTGCCAATTAGCTCCACATCTAGCAAATGTTGCAGATAATACTATCGGCAACATTCACCCGTATGTCAAATCATTTACAACAATCATAAAACATGCAAGTAAAGCTTTGCCATATCTTGGTGATAAATTTACATCTATGCTGACCACAAGCCCTGATGAAATTCAAGATTTCATCGCTTCATCGCTAAAAGAAATGTTAAAACAAACAGCTAAAAACTTTGCCAATGAAAATATTTTCTCTAAATTTCAAACCGAACTAGATGAGAAATACGACAGTGCGAACGACATTATCAACCAACGAAAAGAAAACGCAAACGCTATGGAAGCGATAAAAAATGAAATTTTAGATGATATTGAAAATTTAATAAATGAGATAAGAAAATGAAAGTTACGCTAAATGATGAATTTGAAAAATTTATGGATATTTATGCCTTTTTGCATGATATTTCGAACG is part of the Campylobacter sp. VBCF_01 NA2 genome and harbors:
- a CDS encoding dynamin family protein — translated: MQIREICEKYGIDGVAERYEQDCKSLIQVGFLGEFSSGKSSLINSLLKRDLLQTALKPTTKAITHILFDKKASAGFVPSENYYIKQNGEYEEISKSKFESYQLGDGERELFVRLEIDSDILNNEFEFIDTPGISSLDDMDLDITFGYLPNLDCAVICQDINQGSLTKSILDFVSLNANEIADNLIFALTKSDLKSPSECNAVKKAVINQLKELENKGKFKIPNLEQKVVLTSAKGENTEFFALIKDEFYKNFTTIQDKKIAKLTQEYKKRLVEILKDRTENIDTSDDELIQKSENIKNEIAIIEDTKNKELARLEDFVYSKYPVIDAVSAQSIEYLQNRDLDSFKNLVINTIGQMLKEYFKDININSNFVSTVIINEVEALLNKGKFASFAVNTFCQLAPHLANVADNTIGNIHPYVKSFTTIIKHASKALPYLGDKFTSMLTTSPDEIQDFIASSLKEMLKQTAKNFANENIFSKFQTELDEKYDSANDIINQRKENANAMEAIKNEILDDIENLINEIRK